Proteins co-encoded in one Leptotrichia sp. oral taxon 215 str. W9775 genomic window:
- a CDS encoding aldose epimerase family protein gives MINVEKSLFGKYEGQDVYKYELKNSNGFQVNILNFGGIITEIFVKNREGQFKNVVLGYENFEDYVGNGAYPGSIIGRTAGRIGNGIFSIDGIIYDLNKNNGKNSLHGGNKGLNTKIFNVRELGNGIELSYKSPHMEEGYPGNVDFEICYLINESNHLTIEYKAVSDRKTYINLTNHTYFNLSGDMEKNGDEQVLKIDADEVCEISENMIPTGEFIDVTDTVFDLRNGKVIADGIKEKHHQFDITRAYDHPFVLNRIGVRGEPEIVLYSEYSGIEMEVCTTERVAVVYTGNYLDDVPVFDSGYNKIIKKEKNDRYLGVAIETQDFPNGINERKFKVKLLEKDKEYIQKTIFKFNVR, from the coding sequence ATGATCAATGTAGAGAAAAGCCTTTTTGGAAAATATGAAGGACAGGATGTATATAAATATGAATTGAAAAATTCCAACGGATTTCAGGTAAATATTCTAAATTTTGGAGGAATAATTACTGAAATATTTGTAAAAAATAGGGAAGGGCAGTTTAAGAACGTAGTGCTTGGATATGAGAATTTTGAGGATTATGTGGGAAATGGCGCATATCCTGGTTCAATTATAGGAAGAACTGCCGGCAGGATAGGAAATGGAATTTTTTCAATTGACGGAATAATTTATGATTTAAATAAAAATAATGGGAAAAATTCATTACATGGTGGAAATAAAGGACTGAATACTAAGATTTTCAATGTCAGGGAACTGGGAAATGGAATAGAACTTTCATATAAGAGCCCTCACATGGAAGAAGGGTATCCGGGAAATGTGGATTTTGAAATATGTTACCTCATAAATGAAAGCAATCACCTGACAATTGAATATAAGGCAGTTTCAGACAGAAAAACCTATATAAACTTAACAAATCATACATATTTTAATCTGTCGGGAGATATGGAAAAAAATGGAGATGAACAGGTTCTTAAGATAGATGCAGATGAAGTATGCGAGATTTCAGAAAATATGATTCCAACAGGGGAATTTATAGATGTTACAGATACTGTATTTGACCTGAGAAATGGAAAGGTTATAGCAGACGGTATAAAGGAGAAACATCATCAATTTGATATAACAAGGGCCTACGATCATCCTTTTGTACTAAACAGAATTGGAGTGAGGGGAGAACCTGAAATTGTCCTATATTCAGAATACAGTGGAATAGAAATGGAAGTCTGCACAACAGAAAGGGTGGCAGTTGTCTATACTGGAAATTATCTGGATGATGTTCCTGTTTTTGACAGCGGATACAATAAAATAATCAAAAAGGAAAAGAATGACAGATATCTTGGAGTGGCAATAGAAACACAGGACTTTCCAAATGGAATTAATGAAAGAAAATTTAAAGTAAAATTACTTGAAAAGGATAAGGAATATATCCAGAAGACAATATTCAAGTTTAATGTAAGATAA
- the galT gene encoding UDP-glucose--hexose-1-phosphate uridylyltransferase: MDIFFEVEKLIEYSIKNGLVEREDKLLVTNLVLECLELDTYKDFSPSEEENIRKEIENAVYPSEILDNIVDWAAENGKMKGTTATFKDLLNSKIMGQIVPRTSQVRREFWNEYENNGIDKSTEYFYGLSKKSNYIRTDRIAKNIQWNYENNYGSLEITINLSKPEKDPKEIAMQKNIVSTNYPKCLLCKENEGYMGRINHPGRQNHRTIKMNLTNEEWYFQYSPYIYYNEHCIVFSGEHRPMKIDRAGFERLFQFVEKFPHYFIGSNADLPIVGGSILSHDHFQGGRHVFPMETAKIKEKIEFKGYEDVEAGIVNWPMSVIRIRGEKDRLVELSEKILNKWIDYDAEKLDIYSHTKGERHNTVTPIARFKKGKYEMDLVLRNNLTNSVHPLGIFHPHEEHHNIKKENIGLIEVMGLAVLPGRLKEEMSEIRNLLEKVRETQEFKETGSYEKCYGEMENNEQLKKHVKWLKYYLETHKLKQLAESDIELFIKSAIGETFSRVLEDCGVFKNNEDGEKGFRKFINKVNE; the protein is encoded by the coding sequence ATGGATATATTTTTTGAAGTTGAAAAACTTATTGAATATTCAATAAAAAATGGACTGGTGGAAAGGGAAGATAAACTTCTTGTAACTAATCTTGTACTGGAATGTCTGGAACTGGACACATACAAGGATTTTTCACCATCTGAAGAAGAAAATATAAGAAAAGAGATAGAAAATGCAGTTTATCCTTCGGAGATTCTTGATAATATTGTAGACTGGGCTGCAGAAAATGGAAAAATGAAGGGAACAACAGCTACTTTTAAGGATTTACTGAATTCAAAGATAATGGGACAGATAGTTCCTAGAACATCACAGGTAAGACGTGAATTCTGGAATGAATATGAAAATAATGGAATTGATAAGTCAACAGAATATTTTTATGGACTGTCTAAAAAAAGTAACTATATAAGAACAGACAGGATAGCAAAAAATATACAATGGAATTATGAAAATAATTATGGAAGCCTTGAAATAACAATAAATCTTTCAAAACCTGAAAAAGATCCAAAGGAAATTGCAATGCAGAAAAATATCGTATCAACAAATTATCCTAAATGTCTTTTATGTAAGGAAAATGAAGGATATATGGGAAGGATAAATCATCCGGGAAGACAGAACCACAGAACGATAAAAATGAATTTGACTAATGAAGAATGGTATTTTCAGTACTCCCCTTATATATATTATAACGAGCATTGCATAGTGTTTTCGGGAGAACATCGGCCAATGAAAATAGACAGGGCAGGATTTGAAAGACTGTTTCAGTTTGTTGAGAAGTTCCCCCACTATTTTATAGGTTCAAATGCAGATTTACCAATAGTTGGAGGCTCTATTCTTTCACATGACCATTTTCAGGGCGGAAGACATGTATTCCCAATGGAAACTGCCAAAATAAAAGAAAAAATAGAATTTAAAGGTTATGAAGATGTGGAAGCAGGAATTGTGAACTGGCCTATGTCAGTAATAAGAATAAGAGGTGAGAAAGACAGGCTTGTAGAGCTTTCAGAAAAAATTCTTAATAAATGGATAGACTATGATGCGGAAAAACTTGATATATATTCACATACAAAAGGGGAAAGACATAATACTGTAACGCCGATAGCAAGATTTAAAAAAGGAAAATATGAAATGGATCTTGTTTTAAGGAATAATCTTACAAACAGTGTTCATCCTCTGGGAATATTTCATCCACATGAAGAGCACCATAATATAAAAAAGGAAAACATAGGACTTATTGAAGTAATGGGACTTGCAGTTCTTCCGGGAAGACTGAAGGAAGAAATGTCTGAAATAAGAAATTTGCTGGAGAAGGTTAGGGAAACTCAGGAATTTAAGGAAACAGGAAGCTATGAAAAATGTTATGGTGAAATGGAGAATAATGAACAACTGAAAAAACATGTAAAGTGGCTAAAATACTATCTGGAAACACATAAACTGAAACAGCTTGCAGAAAGTGATATAGAGTTATTCATAAAAAGTGCCATAGGAGAGACTTTCTCTAGGGTTCTGGAAGATTGTGGAGTATTTAAGAATAACGAGGATGGAGAAAAAGGATTTAGAAAGTTCATAAACAAAGTAAATGAATAA
- the ppdK gene encoding pyruvate, phosphate dikinase, with protein sequence MKQVYEFKEGGKEMIPILGGKGGNLSEMVKIGLPIPYGIIVSTTACNQFFKDGKELSESLKEEILKNIQILESTTGKKIQSDNPLLVSVRSGAPISMPGMMDTILNVGFNDDVAQKMLDITGDEDFVYSSYLRFVQMFSEITEGIERKRFMELKSDNYKDQIKEGKQIYKDECGKEFPEKFEDQIFRAVKAIFNSWNNDRAILYRKLNNIDNNMGTAVIIQEMVFGNLNEKSGTGVLFTRNPSTGKDEIFGEVLLNAQGEDIVAGIRTPDDINLLKTTMPIIYDELVKTTKKLEKHNKDMQDIEFTIENSKLFILQTRNGKRTPEASLKIAMDMVKENILTKEEAILKVEPSSINKLLNGDFDEKFLKEATFLTKGLAASSGVAVGRIMFDSKKVKIREKTILVREETSPEDLQGMTLAQGIVTLKGGATSHGAVVARGMGKCCVTGCSEIKIDEIKRTMTVGEYVLKEGDFISVSGHTGEIFLGKIPLKENSFSDELKEFISWAADVKRMEVRMNADTPEDAKQGKSFGAAGIGLCRTEHMFFKHDKIWAIRDFILSDRGEEKKKSLKKLFELQKKDFLEILEILDGSEVNVRLLDPPVHEFLPKTKEDREKMAEILGKPVEEIEIRIRKLKDENPMLGHRGCRLGVSYPELYRMQGKAIMEAAYECSKKGIKVHPEIMIPFIMEAKELAYLKKEIEEEIEILFEEIGERVEYKLGTMIEIPRACLLADEIAEHADFFSFGTNDLTQMSMGLSRDDSVKFLDDYREKGIWEGEPFYSIDTKSVTKLVKIALDNAKPVKPDLKIGVCGEHGGDPKSIEFFENNNFDYISCSPFRIPTAILAAAQAYLRKEK encoded by the coding sequence ATGAAGCAGGTTTACGAGTTTAAAGAAGGTGGAAAAGAAATGATTCCAATACTGGGAGGAAAAGGGGGAAATCTTTCTGAAATGGTGAAGATAGGTCTTCCTATACCTTATGGAATTATAGTTTCCACAACAGCATGCAATCAGTTTTTTAAAGACGGTAAAGAACTTTCCGAATCGTTGAAGGAAGAAATTTTGAAAAATATTCAAATTTTGGAAAGTACAACAGGTAAAAAAATTCAGTCTGACAATCCTCTATTAGTATCAGTAAGATCAGGTGCTCCAATTTCAATGCCGGGAATGATGGACACAATACTGAATGTAGGATTTAATGATGATGTTGCACAGAAAATGCTTGATATAACAGGAGACGAAGATTTTGTGTATTCTTCCTATCTGAGATTTGTTCAGATGTTTTCTGAAATAACTGAAGGAATTGAAAGAAAAAGATTTATGGAACTGAAATCTGACAACTATAAGGATCAGATAAAAGAAGGAAAACAGATATATAAAGATGAATGTGGAAAAGAATTTCCTGAAAAATTTGAAGACCAGATATTCCGTGCAGTAAAAGCTATCTTTAACTCGTGGAATAATGACAGGGCAATATTATACAGAAAACTTAATAATATTGATAATAATATGGGGACAGCTGTTATCATTCAGGAAATGGTATTTGGAAACCTTAATGAAAAATCAGGAACAGGAGTACTGTTTACAAGAAATCCTTCCACAGGAAAAGATGAAATTTTTGGAGAAGTTCTTTTAAATGCACAGGGAGAAGATATTGTTGCAGGAATAAGAACTCCTGATGATATAAACCTTTTAAAAACAACTATGCCTATCATATACGATGAACTTGTAAAAACAACAAAAAAACTTGAAAAACATAATAAAGACATGCAGGATATTGAATTTACAATTGAAAATTCCAAACTGTTTATTTTACAGACAAGAAATGGAAAAAGAACGCCGGAAGCTTCCCTGAAAATTGCAATGGATATGGTAAAGGAAAATATTCTGACTAAGGAAGAAGCTATTCTTAAGGTTGAACCTTCTTCAATAAACAAGCTTTTAAATGGAGATTTTGATGAAAAGTTCCTGAAGGAAGCGACTTTCCTGACAAAAGGGCTTGCAGCATCATCCGGAGTGGCTGTTGGTCGTATAATGTTTGATTCAAAGAAAGTAAAAATAAGGGAAAAAACAATACTTGTAAGGGAAGAAACTTCGCCTGAAGACCTTCAGGGAATGACTCTTGCCCAAGGAATAGTTACGCTAAAAGGTGGAGCAACTTCACATGGTGCGGTAGTTGCCAGAGGAATGGGGAAATGCTGTGTAACAGGATGTTCAGAAATAAAAATTGATGAAATAAAAAGAACCATGACAGTAGGGGAATATGTACTGAAGGAAGGGGATTTCATATCTGTCAGCGGACATACCGGGGAAATATTCTTAGGAAAAATACCTTTAAAGGAAAACAGTTTTTCAGATGAACTGAAGGAATTTATATCATGGGCGGCAGATGTAAAGAGAATGGAAGTAAGAATGAATGCCGACACGCCTGAAGATGCAAAACAGGGAAAATCCTTCGGAGCTGCAGGAATTGGATTATGCAGAACAGAGCACATGTTCTTTAAGCATGATAAAATATGGGCAATAAGAGATTTTATACTAAGTGACAGAGGAGAAGAAAAGAAAAAATCACTTAAAAAATTATTTGAACTTCAGAAGAAGGATTTCCTTGAAATACTTGAAATACTTGACGGAAGTGAAGTAAATGTAAGACTGCTTGACCCGCCTGTACATGAATTCCTTCCAAAAACAAAGGAAGACAGGGAAAAAATGGCAGAAATTCTTGGAAAGCCTGTGGAAGAAATTGAAATAAGAATACGTAAATTAAAAGATGAAAATCCAATGTTAGGTCATAGAGGATGCCGTCTGGGAGTAAGTTATCCAGAACTTTACAGAATGCAGGGGAAAGCAATAATGGAAGCTGCTTATGAATGTTCAAAAAAAGGAATAAAAGTTCATCCTGAAATAATGATACCATTTATAATGGAAGCAAAGGAACTTGCTTACCTGAAAAAGGAAATAGAAGAAGAAATTGAAATTCTGTTTGAAGAAATAGGAGAAAGAGTGGAATATAAGCTTGGAACAATGATAGAAATACCAAGAGCCTGCCTGCTTGCTGATGAAATAGCGGAACACGCGGATTTCTTCTCATTCGGTACAAATGACCTGACTCAAATGTCAATGGGACTTTCAAGGGATGATTCAGTGAAATTCCTGGATGATTACAGGGAAAAAGGAATATGGGAAGGAGAGCCTTTCTATTCCATAGATACAAAATCTGTAACTAAACTTGTTAAAATTGCACTGGACAATGCAAAACCTGTTAAACCTGATTTAAAAATAGGAGTATGCGGTGAACATGGAGGAGATCCAAAAAGTATAGAATTTTTTGAAAATAACAACTTTGATTATATAAGTTGTTCACCATTTAGAATACCTACCGCAATACTTGCCGCGGCGCAGGCTTATTTGAGAAAAGAAAAATAA
- the rpmB gene encoding 50S ribosomal protein L28: MQRCEVFGKSTGHGNTVSHSHRSSKRIWRPNLQVMTLNINGSELKVRVCTKAMKTLKGKNVDQVKKILLENKENLSPKIAKALFSVK; encoded by the coding sequence ATGCAAAGATGTGAAGTTTTCGGAAAAAGTACAGGACACGGAAACACAGTGAGCCACTCTCATAGATCTTCTAAAAGAATATGGAGACCAAACCTTCAAGTTATGACATTAAACATTAATGGTTCTGAACTAAAGGTAAGAGTTTGTACTAAAGCTATGAAAACATTAAAAGGAAAAAATGTTGATCAGGTTAAAAAAATATTATTGGAAAATAAAGAAAATTTAAGTCCAAAAATAGCAAAAGCACTGTTTTCTGTAAAGTAA
- a CDS encoding helix-turn-helix transcriptional regulator: MLLTKRQNEILMMIKEKSPISGDEIARNLSVTKSALRTDFSILTGLKLITSKPNKGYIYNGCTANVVKNHMSPQNSIDIKTSVYDAVIHLFNYDLGTLIVVENGKLVGIISRKDLLKSALHGKNMEKIPVSMIMTRMPNIVYCFENDTVLDAIEKIIKHEIDSLPVLRKENGKLILVGRFTKTNAIKLYYQELKNKNI, encoded by the coding sequence ATGTTGCTGACAAAAAGACAAAATGAAATATTAATGATGATTAAGGAAAAATCACCAATTTCCGGAGATGAAATAGCAAGAAACCTTTCAGTTACAAAGTCTGCACTGAGAACTGATTTTTCAATATTGACAGGTCTGAAATTAATAACTTCAAAGCCAAATAAAGGATATATTTACAATGGATGTACAGCAAATGTAGTGAAAAATCATATGAGTCCACAAAATTCAATTGACATAAAAACAAGTGTATATGATGCAGTTATCCACCTTTTCAACTATGATCTGGGAACTCTGATTGTAGTTGAAAATGGTAAACTTGTAGGAATTATATCAAGGAAGGATCTGCTGAAATCAGCCCTACATGGGAAAAATATGGAGAAAATTCCTGTCAGCATGATTATGACAAGAATGCCGAACATAGTGTACTGCTTTGAAAATGACACCGTACTCGATGCAATAGAAAAAATTATTAAACATGAAATTGATTCACTGCCTGTATTAAGAAAAGAAAATGGGAAACTAATTCTTGTTGGCAGATTTACAAAAACCAATGCTATAAAATTGTATTATCAGGAACTTAAAAATAAAAATATTTAG